From one Gemmatimonadaceae bacterium genomic stretch:
- a CDS encoding serine hydrolase, with product MIHRSRAAAVAVVQLVSTWSMAATTIPATVCAQDHPPVRRVAFTTTEGTWVSLDVTRDGRALVFELLGDIYRLPVEGGQARPLLTGRAFQSQPRLSPDGAQLAFISDASGSDNIWVATADGRDPRPVSRLPRSGMLSPAWSSDGRAILVTVTDPHVTRTAELWRFDVTTGEGSRLVANANGPAQPLVSAPAPGPYGAWPAPDGASVWFTSVTPRPYGSRNGATSMLMRIPASGGAATPMPVEGTPAMKPMLSPDGSTLVYATVREGQTGLRARHLATGAERWLAYPVDRHQLEARASRDVLPNAAFSPDGRFVFAAFGGRIHRLGLQDGTDTIIPFTVDVALDVTPTLHVPQRLDTGAVRTRRVQHQVTASNGRVAFSALGRVWVTDASGTPRRLTNTPRAREFMPAWSPDARWVAYVTWDETGGALWKARADGREAPVRLTTAPAWWADPTWSLDGRTIIANTAPLRSTLLVPPGALPPDAQRAEVAAAGGDFRVTGPAPRPQASTAQPANAPAGATAPAPPARAFEVSLPRATVTGTVVLRGATVITMRGTEVRRNADVTVTDGRIVGVGPRDSIRTPPGVRVVDVSGKFIVPGFIDLHAHWGPSGPLLQPESTNGFANLALGVTTIRDPQVTPDIFDLADLVEVDGAPSPRVLSAGPGIFAGTNFQSLDDARRELRRYRDEYGTAYLKSYLTGSRQQRQWLVEAARELGLMPTTEGGADGKEDLTHIMDGFSGLEHAIPEAPIHDDVVQLMARTGITNTPTLVVAFGGALPVYRLLAEERPHQDARINRWFPDGALFQKSSSRVLWFPPQDFNDSDAAAGAVAVLRAGGHIGLGGHGEVQGLSNHWEMGLLADGGMRPDEVLRVATIEGAHALGLDADLGSIEAGKVADLVVLDADPLQDIRNARSVSSVMKGGVLYRGGTLDRLWPNPAPLTLPWSLRREALPTTAAIDTLVRHTMDAARIPGLAVAVMRRGEVLLARGFGVAELENRTPVTDETMFQSGSLGKQFTAAGVLALVEDGRMALDSSVRRYLPEVPATWQPITIRHLLSHTGGVPDYTSDRFDYRKDYSDADLIAMASALPLEFPAGARWNYSNTGYVLLGIIVTRVTGRPYDEFLRERIFTPAGMPTIRVITESAVVPHRAHGYLPTATGWDHAAWVAPRLNTTADGSMLLSLRDMIAWNEVVRQRRLLRPESWALMLSATRLNSGRAYPYALGWFLGEANGHPVQEHGGVWQGFVSQYTRFPDDDLAVAVLSNARAMAPAALAMQVAALVDSSLAASSPPVIAIPDREPQATAAVRTVLTRVAGGGLALDDFEVVRQTTFPRLKAALTATLRGRGAPTRLELLARREVGDDVERQYFAWFGAERFRVLVSLGPQGKLTALRITAEQP from the coding sequence GTGATCCATCGTAGCCGCGCTGCCGCAGTGGCCGTCGTGCAGTTGGTCAGCACCTGGTCGATGGCCGCCACGACGATACCCGCCACCGTGTGTGCGCAGGACCATCCACCGGTGCGCCGCGTGGCGTTCACCACCACGGAAGGCACGTGGGTCTCGCTCGACGTCACCCGGGACGGGCGTGCACTGGTCTTCGAACTGCTGGGAGACATCTACCGCCTGCCGGTCGAGGGCGGTCAGGCGCGGCCGCTCCTCACCGGGCGCGCCTTCCAGTCGCAGCCCCGTCTCTCCCCTGATGGAGCGCAGCTGGCGTTCATCAGCGACGCGAGCGGGTCCGACAACATCTGGGTGGCCACCGCGGACGGTCGTGACCCACGACCAGTGAGCCGCCTCCCGCGATCAGGGATGCTCTCACCGGCCTGGTCGTCCGACGGCCGCGCCATCCTCGTGACCGTCACCGACCCGCATGTGACGCGCACGGCCGAGTTGTGGCGCTTCGATGTCACGACCGGTGAAGGCAGTCGACTGGTTGCCAACGCGAATGGCCCGGCACAACCGCTCGTCTCGGCACCGGCGCCAGGCCCGTACGGCGCCTGGCCTGCCCCCGATGGCGCGAGTGTCTGGTTCACCTCCGTCACGCCGCGCCCGTATGGCAGCCGCAATGGCGCGACGAGCATGCTGATGCGCATCCCGGCCAGCGGCGGCGCCGCGACGCCGATGCCGGTCGAGGGTACGCCGGCCATGAAACCGATGCTCTCGCCGGACGGCAGCACGCTGGTCTACGCCACCGTGCGCGAAGGACAGACGGGACTGCGCGCACGACACCTCGCCACGGGTGCGGAGCGCTGGCTGGCGTACCCGGTGGACCGCCATCAGCTCGAGGCGCGCGCGTCGCGCGACGTCCTGCCCAACGCCGCCTTCTCGCCCGACGGCCGGTTCGTCTTCGCGGCCTTCGGCGGCAGGATCCACCGCCTCGGACTCCAGGACGGCACCGACACCATCATCCCCTTCACAGTCGACGTCGCGCTCGACGTGACGCCGACGCTGCACGTCCCGCAGCGGCTCGACACCGGCGCCGTGCGTACCCGACGCGTCCAGCATCAGGTGACGGCGTCGAACGGCCGCGTGGCGTTCTCGGCACTGGGCCGTGTGTGGGTCACCGATGCCAGCGGTACACCACGACGACTGACGAACACGCCCCGCGCGCGGGAGTTCATGCCCGCCTGGTCGCCCGATGCCCGCTGGGTGGCGTACGTCACGTGGGACGAGACCGGCGGCGCCCTGTGGAAGGCACGCGCTGACGGACGTGAGGCCCCGGTGCGCCTCACGACGGCGCCGGCGTGGTGGGCCGACCCCACCTGGAGCCTGGATGGCCGCACGATCATCGCGAACACGGCACCGCTGCGATCCACGCTGCTGGTGCCGCCCGGTGCACTCCCGCCGGACGCACAACGCGCGGAAGTCGCCGCCGCCGGTGGCGACTTCCGTGTGACTGGTCCTGCTCCGCGGCCGCAGGCGTCCACCGCGCAGCCGGCCAACGCGCCGGCCGGCGCCACTGCGCCGGCGCCGCCGGCGCGTGCCTTCGAGGTCTCGCTGCCGCGTGCCACTGTCACCGGCACTGTCGTGCTTCGGGGCGCGACGGTGATCACCATGCGCGGCACGGAGGTGCGCAGGAACGCCGATGTGACGGTCACCGACGGCCGCATCGTCGGCGTCGGACCGCGCGACAGCATCCGCACTCCACCGGGCGTGCGGGTGGTGGACGTGAGCGGAAAGTTCATCGTCCCGGGCTTCATCGACCTGCACGCCCACTGGGGACCATCGGGACCGCTCCTGCAACCCGAGTCCACCAACGGCTTCGCCAACCTCGCGCTCGGCGTCACCACCATCCGCGACCCGCAGGTCACGCCGGACATCTTCGACCTCGCCGATCTCGTCGAGGTGGATGGTGCCCCCAGCCCCCGCGTGCTGTCCGCCGGACCGGGCATCTTCGCCGGCACGAACTTCCAGTCGCTGGATGACGCGCGGCGCGAACTCCGCCGTTACCGCGACGAGTACGGGACTGCCTACCTCAAGTCGTACCTGACGGGATCCCGCCAGCAGCGACAGTGGCTGGTGGAGGCGGCGCGAGAGCTCGGTCTCATGCCGACCACCGAGGGTGGCGCCGACGGCAAGGAAGATCTCACGCACATCATGGACGGCTTCAGCGGCCTGGAACACGCGATCCCCGAGGCACCCATCCACGACGATGTGGTGCAGCTCATGGCGCGCACCGGCATCACCAACACCCCCACGCTGGTCGTCGCGTTCGGTGGTGCGCTGCCGGTGTACCGTCTCCTCGCCGAGGAACGGCCGCACCAGGACGCCCGCATCAATCGCTGGTTCCCCGACGGGGCGCTGTTCCAGAAGTCCTCGTCGCGCGTGCTCTGGTTTCCCCCGCAGGACTTCAACGATAGCGACGCCGCGGCTGGCGCTGTGGCGGTGCTGCGCGCCGGCGGTCACATCGGCCTGGGCGGGCACGGCGAGGTGCAGGGCCTCTCGAATCATTGGGAAATGGGGCTGCTCGCGGATGGCGGCATGCGGCCTGACGAAGTCCTGCGCGTCGCCACCATCGAAGGCGCGCACGCGCTCGGCCTCGATGCGGATCTCGGTTCGATCGAGGCTGGCAAGGTCGCGGACCTGGTGGTGCTCGATGCCGACCCGTTGCAGGACATCCGCAATGCGCGGTCGGTCAGCAGCGTGATGAAGGGCGGGGTGCTCTATCGTGGCGGCACGCTGGATCGGCTCTGGCCGAACCCGGCGCCGCTCACGCTGCCGTGGTCACTGCGCCGTGAGGCACTGCCGACCACCGCGGCGATCGACACCCTCGTTCGCCACACCATGGACGCCGCCCGCATCCCCGGGCTCGCGGTGGCCGTGATGCGGCGCGGCGAGGTGCTGCTGGCACGCGGCTTTGGCGTGGCGGAGCTGGAGAACCGCACGCCGGTCACCGACGAGACGATGTTCCAGTCCGGATCGCTCGGCAAGCAGTTCACCGCGGCTGGCGTGCTGGCGCTGGTGGAGGACGGACGCATGGCGCTCGACAGTTCCGTGCGCCGCTACCTCCCCGAAGTCCCGGCCACGTGGCAACCGATCACCATCCGCCATCTGCTCAGTCACACCGGCGGCGTCCCGGACTACACCAGCGACCGCTTCGACTACCGCAAGGACTACAGTGACGCTGACCTGATCGCGATGGCCTCCGCGTTGCCGCTGGAATTTCCGGCCGGCGCCCGGTGGAACTACTCCAACACCGGCTACGTGCTCCTTGGCATCATCGTGACGCGCGTCACCGGTCGCCCGTACGACGAGTTCCTCCGCGAGCGGATCTTCACGCCGGCGGGAATGCCGACCATCCGCGTGATCACCGAGTCCGCCGTCGTGCCGCACCGCGCGCACGGATACCTCCCCACCGCCACCGGCTGGGACCACGCGGCGTGGGTGGCACCGCGACTGAATACCACCGCCGACGGATCCATGCTGCTGTCGCTCCGCGACATGATCGCGTGGAACGAGGTGGTGCGTCAGCGGCGGCTGCTGCGTCCGGAGAGCTGGGCATTGATGCTCTCCGCCACGCGGCTGAACAGCGGACGCGCCTATCCGTACGCGCTCGGCTGGTTTCTCGGCGAGGCCAATGGGCACCCCGTGCAGGAGCACGGCGGGGTCTGGCAGGGCTTCGTGTCGCAGTACACACGCTTCCCGGATGACGATCTCGCCGTGGCGGTGCTCTCCAATGCACGCGCCATGGCCCCTGCCGCGCTGGCGATGCAGGTCGCCGCGCTGGTGGACTCGTCGCTGGCCGCGTCGTCGCCACCGGTCATTGCGATTCCCGATCGGGAGCCGCAGGCCACTGCGGCGGTGCGGACGGTGCTGACGCGAGTGGCCGGCGGTGGGCTGGCGCTCGACGATTTCGAGGTGGTGCGCCAGACCACCTTCCCGCGATTGAAGGCAGCCCTGACGGCGACGCTGCGGGGCAGGGGCGCCCCGACGCGACTCGAATTGCTCGCGAGGCGGGAGGTCGGTGATGATGTGGAACGCCAGTACTTCGCGTGGTTCGGCGCGGAGCGATTCCGAGTGCTGGTATCGCTGGGACCGCAGGGCAAGCTGACAGCGCTTCGCATCACGGCGGAGCAGCCATGA
- a CDS encoding TetR/AcrR family transcriptional regulator C-terminal domain-containing protein, translating into MAARPAAKGRKGTTKAAPRRGTAEPTHPAASGVAFDAEEIRKRSELLWDTPHKATRGPKAALSRDDVVAAAIRVADEGDLAALTMHAVAAQLGYTPMALYRYFPNKEALVDAAVDAALGAPPRRDGPHEGWRAEIRHWACAKREMLCARPWLAELPFVAAPHGPNWLSWHEAFLRTIAHTGLTPEDMMDVLSVVHGYVHGSADTIISLSRATARGVTPEQWAAAVGADLSRAIGDPRYPMLSGILTSTSGGITEGSSLPTRDGKQRTMDESFDWGLQRVLDGIERYLATD; encoded by the coding sequence ATGGCGGCACGTCCCGCAGCGAAGGGCCGGAAGGGCACCACCAAGGCGGCACCACGGCGCGGCACGGCCGAGCCGACGCACCCGGCGGCATCAGGCGTTGCCTTCGACGCCGAGGAAATCCGCAAGCGCAGCGAGTTGCTGTGGGACACGCCGCACAAGGCGACGCGTGGCCCGAAGGCGGCGCTGAGTCGTGATGACGTGGTGGCCGCCGCCATCCGCGTCGCGGACGAGGGTGATCTCGCGGCACTCACCATGCACGCCGTCGCCGCGCAGCTCGGCTACACGCCGATGGCGCTCTACCGCTACTTCCCGAACAAGGAAGCACTGGTGGACGCCGCGGTGGATGCGGCACTCGGCGCACCACCGCGGCGCGACGGCCCGCACGAGGGGTGGCGCGCGGAGATCCGGCACTGGGCCTGCGCCAAGCGCGAGATGCTCTGTGCACGTCCGTGGCTGGCCGAGCTGCCGTTCGTCGCGGCGCCGCATGGCCCGAACTGGCTGAGCTGGCACGAGGCGTTCCTGCGCACCATCGCCCACACCGGCCTCACGCCCGAGGACATGATGGACGTGCTGAGCGTGGTGCACGGCTACGTGCATGGCAGTGCGGACACCATCATCTCGCTCAGCCGCGCGACCGCGCGTGGTGTGACGCCGGAACAGTGGGCCGCGGCGGTCGGGGCCGATCTCAGTCGCGCGATCGGCGACCCGCGATATCCCATGCTCTCCGGGATCCTGACGTCGACCTCGGGCGGGATCACGGAGGGCTCGTCGCTCCCCACCCGGGACGGCAAGCAGCGCACGATGGACGAGAGTTTCGACTGGGGGCTGCAGCGGGTGCTGGACGGGATCGAGCGGTACCTGGCCACGGACTGA
- a CDS encoding DUF2306 domain-containing protein — MRAAPRSGWLVPAGLIALGVVPALAGAARVLELVRGAVVTAANARFFDMPEPVVLHITAVIPFSVLGALQVSPALRARHPRWHRGAGQGVLACGFIAALTGLWMTLTYPWPRGDGVVLYVERLVVGIAMLGCLLLATGAIRRRAFAVHGEWMIRAYAIGMGAGTQVLTHLPYFVLVGRPDETGRAVLMGAGWAINVVVAEWIIRRGSLSRSPIPRAAC, encoded by the coding sequence ATGCGCGCCGCGCCCCGATCGGGCTGGCTGGTGCCGGCGGGGCTGATCGCACTGGGTGTCGTTCCGGCGCTGGCCGGAGCGGCACGGGTGCTGGAGCTGGTGCGCGGTGCGGTCGTCACCGCCGCCAACGCACGCTTCTTCGACATGCCAGAGCCGGTGGTGCTGCACATCACCGCTGTCATTCCGTTCAGCGTACTCGGCGCACTGCAGGTCTCGCCGGCGCTGCGTGCGCGGCACCCGAGGTGGCACCGGGGCGCCGGGCAGGGTGTGCTGGCGTGCGGCTTCATCGCCGCGCTGACGGGGCTGTGGATGACACTGACCTATCCATGGCCGCGCGGCGACGGCGTGGTGCTGTACGTCGAGCGGCTCGTGGTCGGCATCGCGATGCTCGGGTGCCTGCTGCTGGCGACCGGCGCGATCCGGCGACGCGCCTTCGCCGTGCACGGCGAGTGGATGATCCGCGCCTATGCGATCGGCATGGGCGCGGGGACGCAGGTGCTGACCCACCTGCCGTACTTCGTGCTGGTCGGGCGGCCGGACGAGACGGGTCGGGCCGTGCTGATGGGCGCGGGGTGGGCGATCAACGTGGTGGTGGCGGAGTGGATCATCCGGCGCGGGAGCCTCAGTCGATCGCCCATCCCGCGAGCAGCTTGTTGA
- a CDS encoding RICIN domain-containing protein, with product MKKLAGVLALVAAVAGSAPTVAGAQTVFSGVGGVCMNVEGGVIEGARIIGWYCGGGANEKFVVTNGVIRLQGTNYCVASDGRAQGAQLRLRTCNGDVATQNFAVWANSKIGHNSGYCVDLSGAGWFGQNNGGNRPVILWPCSGDRNRQWAGGARNQQWFAGSAPRTSIATAALRRGAVVAIAGRPGTYTWNGSSLVGNDGASLIGNDGSTLIAVNAAGQMVAAGGGNMVAAGGGN from the coding sequence ATGAAGAAGCTCGCAGGAGTGCTGGCGCTCGTCGCCGCTGTGGCAGGAAGTGCACCGACGGTCGCCGGCGCCCAGACCGTGTTCAGCGGTGTCGGTGGCGTGTGCATGAACGTGGAAGGCGGCGTGATCGAGGGGGCGCGCATCATCGGGTGGTACTGCGGCGGTGGCGCCAACGAGAAGTTCGTGGTGACGAATGGTGTCATCAGGCTGCAGGGCACGAACTACTGCGTGGCCTCGGATGGGCGTGCGCAGGGGGCACAGCTGCGGCTCCGCACCTGCAACGGCGACGTGGCCACGCAGAACTTCGCGGTCTGGGCCAACAGCAAGATCGGCCACAACTCGGGGTACTGCGTGGACCTGAGCGGTGCGGGGTGGTTCGGCCAGAACAACGGCGGCAACCGCCCGGTCATCCTCTGGCCGTGCAGTGGCGATCGCAACCGGCAGTGGGCGGGCGGGGCACGCAACCAGCAGTGGTTCGCCGGCTCGGCGCCGCGCACCAGCATCGCAACGGCGGCGCTCCGGCGCGGTGCCGTGGTGGCGATCGCAGGCAGGCCAGGCACCTACACGTGGAATGGCTCGTCGCTGGTGGGCAATGACGGGGCGAGCCTGATCGGCAACGACGGCAGCACGCTGATCGCGGTGAACGCCGCCGGCCAGATGGTCGCGGCGGGTGGAGGCAACATGGTTGCCGCCGGCGGCGGGAACTGA
- a CDS encoding RNA polymerase subunit sigma-70, with product MALYRIGGDDASYRESRNRPRIGSCRCRRQPPWGDVTASGPVDLTGYVVPGASLERSALDALLPAVYGELRALAARHLRAERPDHTLQPTALVHEAYLRIAAVPQVSVLDRSQFFGLAAQMMRRILVNHAESRQAAKRGGGATRVTLDDSVSWGGGQALDLVELDDALTRLAAISPRQAQVVELRFFAGLGIDEASTVLGISPATLKREWTLARAWLRDALRAD from the coding sequence ATGGCTCTGTACCGAATTGGGGGAGATGATGCGTCGTACCGGGAAAGCAGGAACCGGCCGCGAATCGGCTCATGCCGCTGCCGGCGCCAACCGCCGTGGGGTGACGTGACGGCGTCCGGACCGGTCGACCTGACGGGGTACGTGGTGCCCGGCGCCTCGCTCGAGCGGAGCGCCCTGGATGCGCTGCTGCCGGCGGTGTACGGCGAGCTCCGCGCACTGGCCGCGCGACATCTGCGTGCCGAGCGCCCGGACCACACCCTGCAGCCCACGGCGCTGGTCCACGAGGCCTACCTGCGCATCGCCGCCGTACCACAGGTGAGTGTGCTGGATCGCAGCCAGTTCTTCGGGCTTGCGGCGCAGATGATGCGCCGGATCCTGGTCAACCACGCCGAGTCGCGGCAGGCAGCGAAGCGCGGCGGCGGGGCGACACGCGTCACGCTCGACGACTCGGTCTCGTGGGGTGGCGGGCAGGCGCTCGACCTGGTGGAACTGGACGACGCGCTCACGCGCCTCGCCGCGATCAGCCCGCGGCAGGCGCAGGTGGTGGAACTGCGCTTCTTCGCCGGCCTCGGCATCGACGAGGCATCGACGGTGCTCGGCATCTCGCCGGCGACACTCAAGCGCGAGTGGACGCTGGCGCGCGCGTGGCTGCGCGACGCACTGCGCGCCGACTGA